The genomic region CAGCGCTACAAGGGCCTGGGCGAAATGAACCCGCAGCAGTTGTGGGATACGACGATGGACCCGCAGACCCGGACCCTGCTGCAGGTCTCGATCGACGACGCGGCCGAGGCCGACCGGACCTTCGACATGCTGATGGGCTCGGCCGTTCCGCCGCGCCGGCGCTTCATCCAGACCCACGCCAAAGATGTGAAAAATTTGGATGTGTAATAAAAAAAAGTCACTGCTCAGGCAGCTTATCTCGACAGAATAATCTCAGCATAACATCAGCGGTGTTATAGGTTTTGCCCGTCACCCCGGCATGGCTCCCCCCGCGCCCGCCCCCGCAAAGCGGGGGAAGCGGGGTTCGAAGCCGGGGTCCAGTATTTATCGAAGATTTACTGGATGCCGGCTAATTTCACCCCCGGCGAAAAACGCGCCGAGGGCGGGCGCTGGCATGACGATCGCCAGCTGAGGAGTAACAAAAAAAGAAATAACTGCTATGACCCAAAGACGCCGAGGGATAGAGTGCTCTTGGCGTCCTTTTATCGTGGTGGTCAGTCCGGGTGATCTCGCCTCGCGAAAAACCGCCTCGCCCGCTATTCCTCCAAATCCACCAACCCCATCTTCAACGCGACCAGCGCCGCCTGGGTGCGGTCCGAAACGCCGAGCTTCTCGAACAGCGCGCTGGTGTAGTTCCGCACCGTGCCCTCCGAAAGGTAAAGCTGGTGGGCGATGTCGGCGTTGGCCAGGCCGCGCGCCAGCAGACGCAGAATATCGCGGTCCCGCTGGCTGAGGTGGATGGACGAGGGGGCCGGCTCCGCCGGAGTCACGCGCTCCACGTGGGAAAGGATTTTCCCCGTCACCGCCGGGTCCACGTATGATTTCCCGGCCGCGGTTCCCTTGACCGCCTCGATCAGCGCCTCGCGCGGCGTATCCTTCAGCAGGTAGCCCGAAGCCCCGCTGCGGATCGCGTCGAACAGCCATTCGTCGTCGTCGTAGGTTGTCAGCACCAGCACCCGCACGCCGGGGTGCGCCTGGCGGATCATGCGGGTCGCCTGGACCCCGTTCGTGACGGGCATCTTCAAGTCCATCAGCACCACGTCCGGAGGATCCCGGCGGACGCGCTCCACCGCCTCGCGGCCGTCGAGCGCGATCCCGGTCACGCGGATCTCGGGATCGGAGGCGAGGATTTTTTCCAATCCCTCGCAGATGATTTCCTGGTCGTCACAAATCAGAACGCGGATCATGGCCAACAGGTATCCTCACGCGCAGCGCCGTACCCTCGTCCTTGCGGCTTTCGATCTCGAGCGCGCCTCCGCAGGCCTGCGCCCGCTCGCGCATGCCCCGGATGCCGTAATGGTCCTGCTCGTCGATCCGCTCCGGATCGAACCCGGAGCCGTCGTCCCGCACGGCGAATTCCACCGCGCCGCCGCGGGCGGCCAGCTCCACGCGCAAGGAGCCGGCGCCGGCGTGATGGACGGCGTTGTCCAGCGACTCCTGGGCGATGCGGTAAAGGGCGTGTTCGGCCGCCTCCGGCAGGGCGGGCAGGGATTCCTCGATCTGGCAGTCCAACCGGAGGCCGGAGCGCTCGGCCGCCGCCTCGGCCAGGTTGCGGACGGCCAGCGGGAGCCCGAGGTCGTCCAGCGCGTCGGCCCGCAGGGATTTCAGCGCGCGCCGCGTGTCGGTCAGGCCGTCGCGGGCGATCCGCAGGGCGCGCTCGAGCATCGCCGGACATTCCCCGCCGCCGGAAGCAAGCTCGGTCTTCATCGCCTCCAAGCTCACCGAAAGCGCGGTCAGCGAATGCGCCAGCGTGTCGTGCAGTTCGCGGGCCAGCCGGTTGCGTTCGTGGCTGACCGCCAGGCGCTGCTGGGCATCGGCGTTGCGGATGAGCTCAAGGTTGGCCCGCATCAGACGGCGGCGCTGGGCCCGCTGGGTTTCCATCAGATGGCAGACGATGTGCCCGACGATCCCGAAGGAAAACGCGCGGATCAGCGGCTGGCCGACGACCGTCAGCTGTTCGGGCCGCGGCGGCCAAAGCAGCGGGATCAGCAGGATCTCCTCCGCGGCCGCGGCCAAAACTGTAAAGAGCAGGACGTAGCGAAAGGGGTATTGCCAGGCCAGGATCACCAGCGGAACCAGAAGGACGGGAAAGGAAAGCCAGCTGCCCTGGATCAGCACCGATAGGGTCCGGTCGGAGGTTTCCAGATAACTCATCACATTCGCCAGAACCGGAAACCCCGCCGCCATCGCCAACGCCAAGGGCAGGTACCAATCCGGATTCCGCTCCCGCAACCACGGGATGGACAAGTAAGCGTAGAGAATTAAATACAAAAGGAAATTCAGGAAGGACCAGCGCAGGTACGGGATCTGCAGGATGTTGGTTTGAATCGAGGAGAGGGTTACCAGAATAGCGAAATAAGCGATGGCGATGATCAGGAAATACCGGAAGATGATCAACAACCCCGGTTCGATCCTTGTTTTCCGTGCCATAAAGGCATCATAGCATAGAACCCGGACCCGTTCCCCTTGCCGGCGAAGCGGGTGACGCGCGTCATGCGCCGGATGACGGATGTCATCCGACTCGATGACCCGCCGTATCTGCCGACGGGTCCGGTTCGGTCGTATGCTTTGCGGGTTAGCCCCGGCGAATTCGTACGGAAGGCCGTCGGCGGGAATTTTCGGCGGCGGGAGGATCGGATGGCGTTGGCGATCGAGGCAAAGAATGTGATCAAACAGTTCCAAGGGGCGGCGGAACCGGCTTTGCGGGATTTTTCCCTGGCCGTTCCGGCGGGCACGCTCTGCGCGCTGGTCGGCCCGGACGGCGCCGGGAAGACGACCGCCCTCAGGATCCTGGCGACCGTCTCCAACTCTTTTTCCGGATCGGCTTCCGTCGTCGGGTACGACGTGCGCGCGGATCCCGAAGCCGTACGCTCGCGGATCGGCTACATGCCGCAGAACTTCAGCCTTTACCCGGACCTCTCGGTCTGGGAGAACCTTTTGTTCTTCGCCGAGTTGAACGGGGTTCCGGGCGGGGAGCGGGAGCCGCGGATGCGCTCAATGCTGGAATTCGCCGGCCTGGCCCCGTTCCGCGAGCGCCGCGCCGGCGACCTCTCCGGCGGAATGAAGAAAAAATTGGCGCTGGCCTGCGCCCTGGTCCACGATCCGCAGGTGCTGATCCTCGACGAGCCGTCGACCGGCGTGGATCCCGTTTCGCGCCGCGAGTTGTGGCGGATTCTGGCCGGCGTCGTCCGGCGCGGGGTGGCGGCGCTGATCAGCACCCCCTACATGGACGAAGCTGAACGCTGCCACCGGATCGGGATGCTGTATCGGGGGAAGGTCCTGCTCCTGGGAACGCCCGAGGAGCTGCTGGGCGGAATGCCGTCGCGCTTCCTCGAGGTGAAGGCCAGCCCGCGCAAGGCTATGCGCCAGATCGTCACACAGATCCCGGGCGTTCTCTCCTGGCGTCCGGTCGGGGACCGCCTGCGGGTGGAAACGTCCGGCGACGGAACCCAAGCCGAATCCCTGCGGCGGAACCTCGAGCGGCAATTCCGGGAGCAAAACCTGCAGGTGGACATCTTGGAGGAAGTCAAACCGATGATGGAGGATCTCTTCGTTCATATGGTTGGAAGGCAGGGGAAAGCGCCGTGAACGCACAGAAAAACGCCCTCGCGGCCTCCAAGCTGTCGCGATCCTTCGGAACCTTTGCGGCCGTGCGGGAGGTGACGTTTTCGATACCGCGCGGAGAAATTTTCGGCCTGCTCGGGCCGAACGGCGCGGGCAAGACGACCCTGATCCGCATGCTGTCCGGAATCCTGCTTCCGACCGGGGGCGGCGCGCACGTCCTGGGGTATGACGTGGATCGGGAGCCGGAAGAAATCAAAAAGCGGATTGGGTACATGTCGCAGCGGTTCGCGCTCTACAACGACCTTACCCCGCGGGAAAACATTGCTTTCTATGCCGATATTTACTCGGTTCCCTCCGACGAACGCGCCCGCCGGGTGGAAAGCCTGCTGGAGATGGCCGGATTGTCCGGCCACCGCCACGAACTGACCCGCGGCCTTTCGGGCGGTTGGCGCCAGCGTCTGGCGCTGGCCTGCGCCATCGTCCACCGTCCGCCGATGCTGTTCCTCGACGAACCGACCGCCGGCGTGGATCCCGTTTCGCGCCGGGAGTTCTGGGAGTTGATCTATGCCATGGCTGGCGAGGGGGTAAGCGTCCTGGCCACCACGCATTACATGGACGAGGCTGAATACTGCAACCGGATCGGGATGATGTACCAGGGGGAACTGATTGCGCTGTCCAGTCCGGACCGGCTGCGGCGGGAACATCCCGGCGAACTGTACGTCCTGGACTGCACCAAACCCGAGGCGGCGGAATCCATTCTCCGGCGGATGCCGGAGGTGCTTGGAATTTCGGTCCACGGAGCCCTGCTTCACGTGAACGCCCAGGCGGCCGGCGACCGGCCGCGGATCGAGGCCGAATTAACCAACGCCGGCGTGATCGTCCGTCGGCTGGAACGGGCATTGCCTTCCCTGGAGGACGTGTTCATCCGGTTGGTGGAAAAACAGCGCGGCGGACAAGGCTCGCCGGCGGAGAACTGACATGAATCATCTGATCACCATCATGCGCAAAGAGGTGTACCACATATGGCGCGATCCGCGGACCCTGGCGTTGATTCTGCTTCTGCCGGCGATGCTCCTGATTCTGCTT from Anaerolineales bacterium harbors:
- a CDS encoding ABC transporter ATP-binding protein: MNAQKNALAASKLSRSFGTFAAVREVTFSIPRGEIFGLLGPNGAGKTTLIRMLSGILLPTGGGAHVLGYDVDREPEEIKKRIGYMSQRFALYNDLTPRENIAFYADIYSVPSDERARRVESLLEMAGLSGHRHELTRGLSGGWRQRLALACAIVHRPPMLFLDEPTAGVDPVSRREFWELIYAMAGEGVSVLATTHYMDEAEYCNRIGMMYQGELIALSSPDRLRREHPGELYVLDCTKPEAAESILRRMPEVLGISVHGALLHVNAQAAGDRPRIEAELTNAGVIVRRLERALPSLEDVFIRLVEKQRGGQGSPAEN
- a CDS encoding ABC transporter ATP-binding protein — its product is MTRVMRRMTDVIRLDDPPYLPTGPVRSYALRVSPGEFVRKAVGGNFRRREDRMALAIEAKNVIKQFQGAAEPALRDFSLAVPAGTLCALVGPDGAGKTTALRILATVSNSFSGSASVVGYDVRADPEAVRSRIGYMPQNFSLYPDLSVWENLLFFAELNGVPGGEREPRMRSMLEFAGLAPFRERRAGDLSGGMKKKLALACALVHDPQVLILDEPSTGVDPVSRRELWRILAGVVRRGVAALISTPYMDEAERCHRIGMLYRGKVLLLGTPEELLGGMPSRFLEVKASPRKAMRQIVTQIPGVLSWRPVGDRLRVETSGDGTQAESLRRNLERQFREQNLQVDILEEVKPMMEDLFVHMVGRQGKAP
- a CDS encoding sensor histidine kinase — its product is MARKTRIEPGLLIIFRYFLIIAIAYFAILVTLSSIQTNILQIPYLRWSFLNFLLYLILYAYLSIPWLRERNPDWYLPLALAMAAGFPVLANVMSYLETSDRTLSVLIQGSWLSFPVLLVPLVILAWQYPFRYVLLFTVLAAAAEEILLIPLLWPPRPEQLTVVGQPLIRAFSFGIVGHIVCHLMETQRAQRRRLMRANLELIRNADAQQRLAVSHERNRLARELHDTLAHSLTALSVSLEAMKTELASGGGECPAMLERALRIARDGLTDTRRALKSLRADALDDLGLPLAVRNLAEAAAERSGLRLDCQIEESLPALPEAAEHALYRIAQESLDNAVHHAGAGSLRVELAARGGAVEFAVRDDGSGFDPERIDEQDHYGIRGMRERAQACGGALEIESRKDEGTALRVRIPVGHDPRSDL
- a CDS encoding DNA topoisomerase IV subunit B (negatively supercoils closed circular double-stranded DNA); translation: QRYKGLGEMNPQQLWDTTMDPQTRTLLQVSIDDAAEADRTFDMLMGSAVPPRRRFIQTHAKDVKNLDV
- a CDS encoding response regulator transcription factor, producing the protein MIRVLICDDQEIICEGLEKILASDPEIRVTGIALDGREAVERVRRDPPDVVLMDLKMPVTNGVQATRMIRQAHPGVRVLVLTTYDDDEWLFDAIRSGASGYLLKDTPREALIEAVKGTAAGKSYVDPAVTGKILSHVERVTPAEPAPSSIHLSQRDRDILRLLARGLANADIAHQLYLSEGTVRNYTSALFEKLGVSDRTQAALVALKMGLVDLEE